A single region of the Roseivivax sp. THAF197b genome encodes:
- a CDS encoding Trm112 family protein codes for MNDDTPSTQFDRRMLEALICPETQATLSYDPERQELVSARAGLAYPIRDGIPVMLVSEARVLDDSA; via the coding sequence ATGAACGACGACACCCCTTCGACCCAGTTTGACCGCCGCATGCTGGAGGCGCTGATCTGCCCGGAGACCCAGGCCACGCTGTCCTACGATCCGGAGCGTCAGGAGCTGGTCAGTGCGCGCGCGGGCCTGGCCTATCCGATCCGCGATGGCATCCCGGTGATGCTGGTCTCCGAGGCGCGCGTGCTGGACGATTCCGCCTAG
- a CDS encoding LON peptidase substrate-binding domain-containing protein: MARYKDLPDTIAIFPLPGALLLPRAHLPLHLFEPRYLQMFDDTLKTDARLIGMVQPNPNPGNEKALHKIGCAGRITQFSETEDGRYMITLTGLSRFRLEAEEDGFTPYRRARVSWSDFEADRNARSEHDDEFDRSAFLSILNRFFAARDLSADWSSLKEADDELLINSLSMLLDFEPEEKQALLEAPRLASRRETLVTLLEYALRSGGPDGEDIMQ; encoded by the coding sequence ATGGCAAGGTACAAAGACCTCCCCGACACGATCGCGATCTTCCCGCTGCCCGGCGCCCTGTTGCTGCCGCGCGCGCATTTGCCGCTGCATCTCTTCGAGCCGCGGTACCTGCAGATGTTCGACGATACGCTGAAGACCGATGCGCGGCTCATCGGGATGGTGCAACCGAACCCGAACCCGGGCAACGAAAAGGCCCTGCACAAGATCGGCTGCGCGGGCCGGATCACCCAATTCTCTGAAACGGAGGACGGGCGCTACATGATCACGCTGACCGGTCTCTCCCGGTTCCGGCTGGAGGCGGAGGAGGACGGCTTCACCCCATATCGCCGCGCCCGTGTCAGCTGGTCGGATTTCGAGGCGGATCGCAACGCGCGTTCGGAGCACGATGACGAATTCGACCGCTCTGCCTTCCTGTCCATCCTCAACCGCTTCTTCGCCGCGCGCGATCTGTCCGCGGATTGGTCGTCGCTGAAGGAGGCCGATGACGAGCTGTTGATCAACTCCCTGTCGATGCTGCTCGATTTCGAGCCCGAGGAGAAACAGGCGCTTCTGGAAGCCCCCCGTCTCGCCAGCCGCCGGGAAACGCTGGTCACGCTGCTGGAATACGCGCTGCGGTCGGGCGGTCCCGATGGTGAGGACATCATGCAATGA
- the trxA gene encoding thioredoxin, which yields MIELGQSTPNDADIIKDVAEQDFMTDVIEASQEVPVIVDFWAPWCGPCKTLGPQLEAAVRAQKGAVKMAKVNVDEAQQIAGQLRIQSIPTVYAFHKGQPVDGFQGAVPESQIKQFVEQLAKMGGGDASGGLDDAVAAAEEMLEAGQAQDAAQIFQAILGEEPNHAGAYAGLIRATLAGGDVDQAEAILNGAPAEITDAPELEAARAQIALAHQAEQAGPIAELEAKVAADPADQQARFDLAQALHAGGRTEEAVNQLLEMFRQDREWNDGAAKQQLFTIFDALKPNDPIVLNGRRKLSSMIFA from the coding sequence ATGATCGAGCTTGGACAATCGACCCCGAACGACGCCGATATCATCAAGGATGTCGCTGAACAGGACTTCATGACGGATGTCATCGAGGCCAGCCAGGAGGTTCCGGTCATCGTCGATTTCTGGGCGCCCTGGTGCGGGCCGTGCAAGACGCTGGGCCCCCAGCTCGAAGCGGCCGTGCGCGCGCAGAAGGGCGCTGTGAAGATGGCCAAGGTCAATGTCGACGAAGCCCAGCAGATCGCGGGTCAGCTCCGCATCCAGTCGATCCCGACGGTCTATGCCTTCCACAAGGGCCAGCCGGTCGATGGCTTCCAGGGGGCGGTGCCCGAAAGCCAGATCAAGCAGTTCGTCGAGCAACTCGCCAAGATGGGCGGCGGCGATGCGTCGGGTGGCCTCGATGACGCCGTGGCCGCGGCGGAAGAGATGCTCGAGGCCGGGCAGGCGCAGGATGCCGCGCAGATCTTTCAGGCCATCCTCGGCGAGGAGCCGAACCATGCGGGCGCCTATGCCGGTCTCATCCGCGCGACGCTCGCCGGCGGCGATGTGGACCAGGCCGAGGCCATCCTCAACGGGGCCCCGGCCGAGATCACAGACGCGCCCGAGCTCGAGGCCGCGCGTGCCCAGATCGCCCTGGCCCATCAGGCCGAACAGGCGGGCCCCATCGCCGAGCTCGAGGCCAAGGTCGCCGCCGATCCCGCCGACCAGCAGGCGCGTTTCGACCTGGCCCAGGCGCTTCATGCGGGCGGGCGCACCGAGGAGGCCGTGAACCAGCTTCTGGAGATGTTCCGCCAGGATCGCGAGTGGAATGACGGGGCCGCGAAGCAGCAGCTGTTCACGATTTTCGACGCGCTTAAGCCCAATGATCCGATCGTGCTGAACGGGCGTCGGAAACTTAGCTCGATGATATTTGCCTGA
- a CDS encoding exodeoxyribonuclease III produces the protein MPFTLATWNINSVRLREGLVARLLQEEGPDVLCLQECKSPVEKIPTEAFAELGYRHMVARGQKGYNGVAILSKLPIEDAGDRDFAALGHARHVAARLENGVTIHNFYVPAGGDKPDRAVNEKFGQKLDYLTEMRDWFHAERPEKSILVGDLNIAPREDDVWSHKQLLKVVSHTPVEVEHLGAAQDAGGWVDVTRADIPEGQLYSWWSYRSPDWDAADKGRRLDHVWATPDISNAAHGSRVLRHVRGWEQPSDHAPVFASFDL, from the coding sequence ATGCCCTTCACGCTTGCCACCTGGAACATCAACTCCGTGCGCCTGCGCGAAGGTCTCGTCGCGCGGCTGTTGCAGGAAGAGGGGCCGGATGTCCTCTGCCTCCAGGAGTGCAAGAGCCCGGTCGAGAAGATCCCGACAGAGGCCTTTGCGGAGCTGGGCTACAGGCACATGGTCGCACGCGGACAGAAGGGCTATAACGGCGTGGCGATCCTGTCGAAACTGCCGATCGAGGATGCGGGCGATCGCGATTTTGCCGCCTTGGGGCATGCGCGGCACGTGGCCGCCCGGCTCGAGAACGGCGTGACGATCCACAATTTCTACGTGCCCGCAGGCGGCGACAAACCCGACCGCGCGGTGAACGAGAAATTCGGCCAGAAGCTCGATTACCTGACCGAGATGCGCGACTGGTTCCATGCCGAACGGCCCGAGAAGTCGATCCTCGTAGGGGATCTGAACATCGCCCCGCGTGAGGATGACGTCTGGTCGCACAAGCAGCTTCTGAAGGTCGTCTCGCATACGCCTGTCGAGGTCGAGCATCTGGGGGCTGCGCAGGATGCAGGCGGCTGGGTCGACGTGACCCGCGCCGACATCCCCGAGGGACAGCTTTATTCCTGGTGGTCCTACCGGTCTCCGGATTGGGACGCGGCGGACAAGGGCCGCAGGCTCGATCACGTCTGGGCGACGCCCGACATCTCGAATGCCGCCCATGGCAGCCGGGTCCTGCGCCATGTGCGCGGATGGGAACAGCCCTCCGATCACGCACCGGTCTTTGCGTCTTTCGATCTTTGA
- a CDS encoding LysE family translocator produces the protein MISLQFLLTAFVVVIAPGTGVLYTLAISLGQGRRAALWAALGCTIGIVPHLAAAILGLAAVLHTSALLFTAVKWAGVAYLLWLAWQSLGAGGALSVTAEKRADPGHRIARRGALINILNPKLSVFFLALLPPFLSGNPESATFEMTLMGAIFMVLTFGIFVLYGLMAAAARDRLLGSAAIMRWLNRSFAALFAALAGRLALERAG, from the coding sequence ATGATATCGCTTCAGTTCCTCCTCACCGCCTTCGTGGTCGTCATCGCGCCGGGCACGGGTGTGCTCTACACCCTCGCCATCTCTCTGGGTCAGGGGCGGCGCGCCGCGCTTTGGGCGGCCCTTGGCTGCACCATCGGGATCGTGCCGCATCTCGCGGCCGCGATCCTCGGGCTGGCGGCGGTGCTGCATACGAGCGCACTGCTGTTCACGGCCGTGAAATGGGCGGGTGTTGCCTATCTGCTGTGGCTGGCGTGGCAGTCTTTGGGCGCAGGCGGTGCGCTGTCGGTCACGGCGGAAAAGCGCGCCGATCCCGGGCATCGCATCGCGCGGCGCGGGGCGCTGATCAACATCCTCAACCCAAAGCTGTCGGTCTTCTTCCTGGCCCTGCTGCCGCCTTTCCTGAGCGGCAATCCCGAGAGCGCCACCTTCGAGATGACGTTGATGGGCGCGATCTTCATGGTGCTGACCTTCGGGATCTTCGTCCTTTACGGGCTGATGGCTGCCGCGGCGCGCGACAGGCTCCTGGGCAGTGCGGCGATCATGCGCTGGCTGAACCGGTCCTTTGCCGCGCTCTTTGCGGCCCTGGCGGGCCGACTGGCGCTCGAACGGGCCGGGTGA
- a CDS encoding DUF3429 domain-containing protein, producing the protein MNDIPRSALILGVAGVIPFFWGALTLLSPELAQWGLDTLGPRFIGPYVQLYYGAVILSFMSGVLWGFATKAEDARAATGYALSVIPALWAFFMTGGGPVSAGTNLIFGYLGLLVLDFAFWRWGLAPRWWMQLRVLLTALVVICLAVGVFY; encoded by the coding sequence ATGAACGATATCCCCCGGTCCGCATTGATCCTCGGAGTTGCGGGCGTGATCCCGTTTTTCTGGGGGGCGCTGACGCTCCTGTCGCCGGAGCTTGCGCAATGGGGGCTCGACACGCTCGGGCCGCGCTTCATCGGACCTTACGTGCAACTCTATTACGGCGCGGTGATCCTGAGCTTCATGTCGGGCGTGCTCTGGGGCTTTGCCACCAAGGCCGAGGATGCCCGCGCCGCCACGGGCTACGCGCTGTCGGTGATCCCCGCGCTCTGGGCCTTCTTCATGACCGGGGGCGGGCCGGTTTCGGCGGGCACCAACCTGATCTTCGGCTATCTCGGTCTGCTCGTGCTGGATTTCGCCTTCTGGCGCTGGGGTCTCGCTCCCCGGTGGTGGATGCAGCTGCGGGTGCTGCTGACAGCGCTCGTGGTGATCTGCCTGGCGGTGGGCGTCTTCTACTGA
- a CDS encoding YqaA family protein has protein sequence MEVSLLALAGLFAAAFGAATILPFQSEVVFVGLQLNGSAAIWLLIVVASIGNILGAVVNYVLGLWAERLRGTRWFPASDKQMDRAQAWWQRYGVWTLLLSWAPLGDAFTVIAGIAKVRLWVFLALVSIAKTGRYAALAWATAAASA, from the coding sequence GTGGAGGTCAGTCTTCTAGCCCTTGCGGGATTGTTTGCGGCGGCCTTCGGTGCCGCGACCATCCTGCCGTTTCAATCCGAAGTGGTCTTCGTCGGCCTGCAGCTGAACGGATCGGCGGCCATCTGGCTGCTGATCGTCGTGGCCAGTATCGGCAATATCCTCGGCGCAGTGGTCAATTACGTGCTGGGCCTCTGGGCCGAACGGCTGCGCGGCACCCGCTGGTTTCCGGCCTCCGACAAGCAGATGGATCGGGCACAGGCGTGGTGGCAGCGCTACGGCGTCTGGACGCTGCTCCTGTCATGGGCGCCCTTGGGCGACGCGTTCACCGTCATTGCCGGGATCGCCAAGGTCCGGCTTTGGGTGTTTCTTGCTCTGGTCAGCATCGCGAAGACGGGCCGCTATGCGGCGCTCGCTTGGGCCACGGCAGCGGCCTCCGCGTAA
- a CDS encoding NYN domain-containing protein → MFYKDERLALFIDGSNLYAAAKALGFDIDYKLLRQEFVRRGRMIRAFYYTALLENDDYSPIRPLVDWLHYNGFTMVTKPAKEYTDSQGRRKVKGNMDIELAVDAMELAPRVDHIVLFSGDGDFKPLVESLQRQGVRVSVVSTIRSQPPMIADELRRQADNFIELDELRDVIGRPPREVGAEAEGRTTNVA, encoded by the coding sequence ATGTTTTACAAAGACGAACGGTTGGCGCTGTTCATCGACGGGTCGAACCTCTACGCGGCGGCGAAGGCCCTTGGTTTTGATATAGATTACAAGCTGTTGCGACAGGAATTCGTACGCCGTGGGCGGATGATCCGGGCGTTCTACTATACCGCCCTTCTCGAAAATGACGACTACTCGCCGATCCGTCCGCTGGTCGATTGGCTGCACTATAACGGCTTCACCATGGTGACAAAGCCCGCCAAGGAATACACCGACAGCCAGGGCCGCCGGAAAGTGAAGGGCAACATGGATATCGAGCTTGCGGTCGATGCCATGGAGCTTGCGCCGCGGGTCGACCACATCGTGCTGTTCTCGGGCGATGGCGACTTCAAGCCGCTGGTGGAAAGCCTGCAGCGTCAGGGCGTTCGCGTCTCGGTCGTCTCGACGATCCGCTCGCAGCCGCCGATGATCGCCGACGAATTGCGCCGTCAGGCCGACAACTTCATTGAGCTCGATGAATTGCGCGACGTGATCGGGCGCCCCCCGCGCGAAGTCGGTGCCGAGGCCGAGGGACGGACGACCAACGTCGCCTGA
- the folK gene encoding 2-amino-4-hydroxy-6-hydroxymethyldihydropteridine diphosphokinase: MAFKQVALIALGANLPNKQQLPVETLKAALTRLAAGPLRLQAVSRFFSTPCFPVNSGPDYVNTAAAFAVPEGMPSNTVLGELHAVEAEFGRERLQRWGMRTLDIDLIALGDEIVPDDVTQTRWRNLPLETQKTCAPDTLILPHPRVQDRGFVLVPLAEIAGDWTHPLTGKTLHQMRAALHPDAVAEIRPL; encoded by the coding sequence ATGGCATTCAAGCAAGTCGCGCTTATCGCACTCGGCGCGAATCTTCCGAATAAGCAACAACTTCCAGTAGAAACGCTTAAGGCGGCGTTAACGCGGCTGGCCGCCGGGCCGCTGCGCTTGCAGGCGGTCAGCCGGTTTTTCTCAACACCTTGTTTTCCTGTGAATTCCGGTCCGGATTACGTCAATACGGCGGCCGCTTTTGCGGTGCCGGAAGGTATGCCATCGAATACCGTTCTAGGCGAACTGCATGCGGTGGAGGCGGAATTTGGCCGAGAGCGTTTGCAGCGCTGGGGGATGCGCACGCTGGACATCGATCTCATCGCGCTGGGCGACGAAATTGTTCCGGATGACGTTACGCAAACCAGGTGGCGAAACCTGCCTCTGGAGACGCAAAAAACCTGTGCGCCAGATACACTTATTCTGCCGCATCCCCGCGTGCAGGATCGCGGCTTCGTTCTTGTCCCGCTTGCGGAGATCGCGGGCGATTGGACGCACCCGCTGACCGGCAAGACACTGCACCAGATGCGCGCCGCGCTGCACCCGGACGCCGTTGCGGAAATCAGGCCGCTGTAA
- the rpoZ gene encoding DNA-directed RNA polymerase subunit omega, which yields MARVTVEDCVDKVPNRFELVLLSAHRAREISAGGAITVDRDNDKNPVVALREIAEETQSADELRERIIEANQTQIEVDEPEEDAMALLMGSEPDKPQEDDMSEEKLLRALMEAQGER from the coding sequence ATGGCCCGCGTGACGGTTGAAGATTGCGTCGACAAAGTCCCGAACCGCTTCGAGCTGGTTCTGCTGTCGGCCCATCGCGCTCGTGAGATTTCTGCCGGTGGGGCGATCACCGTGGACCGCGACAACGACAAGAACCCCGTCGTCGCCCTGCGCGAGATCGCTGAGGAAACACAGTCCGCAGACGAGCTGCGCGAGCGCATCATCGAGGCGAACCAGACCCAGATCGAGGTCGATGAGCCCGAAGAGGACGCGATGGCGCTTCTCATGGGTTCCGAGCCCGACAAGCCGCAGGAAGACGACATGTCCGAAGAGAAACTGCTGCGCGCGCTGATGGAGGCTCAGGGCGAGCGTTAA
- a CDS encoding bifunctional (p)ppGpp synthetase/guanosine-3',5'-bis(diphosphate) 3'-pyrophosphohydrolase — protein MIAAEDLIALVRNYNPKTNEALIRAAYEYGREMHEGQTRQSGEPYFTHPVAVAALLTEQQLDDATIVTAILHDTIEDTKSTYSEVQKRFGDEVAMLVDGVTKLTNLQLSSNETKQAENFRKLFMAMSKDLRVILVKLADRLHNMRTIKAMRADKQLQKARETMDIYAPLAGRMGMQWMREELEDLAFRVINPEARNSIIRRFIMLQRETGDVIPRITADMRHELKAVGIEAEVFGRAKKPYSIWRKMQEKDLSFSRLSDIYGFRIITRSEMDCYRAMGAIHHRWRAVPGRFKDYVSQPKTNGYRSIHTTVSGRDGKRVEVQIRTRQMHEVAETGVAAHWSYRDGVRAQNPFAVDPAKWIASLTEQFTAEEDHDEFLEAVKLEMYSDQVFCFTPKGEVVKLPKGATPLDFGYAIHTRIGSACVGAKVDGLRVPLWTRLKNGQSVEIITAEGQAPQATWLDIAKTGKAKSAIRRALREARKERFVKLGREIARSAFEHVGKKASDKVLEKAAKTLRVADAETLLARLGSADMSARDVVSAVYPDLTPRPSAEVDTARAVIGLEHDQAFERAGCCQPLPGERIVGIARRGHGVVVHAIDCPRLADVEDEPDRWLDLHWAEGHHPAVYAVSLDLTIGNDAGVLGRVCTLIGERNANISDLQFKDRKPDFYRLRVDVDLSDAEQLHSVISALEAESDVAQVTRWRYGDSDGPSASQAAAE, from the coding sequence ATGATCGCCGCCGAAGACCTGATTGCGCTCGTCCGCAATTATAATCCGAAGACGAACGAAGCGCTGATCCGCGCCGCCTACGAGTATGGCCGCGAGATGCATGAAGGGCAGACCCGGCAATCGGGCGAGCCCTATTTCACGCATCCCGTGGCCGTCGCGGCGCTTCTGACCGAGCAGCAGCTCGACGATGCGACCATCGTCACGGCCATCCTTCACGACACGATCGAAGACACCAAGTCCACCTATTCCGAGGTGCAGAAGCGCTTCGGCGACGAGGTGGCGATGCTCGTGGACGGGGTCACGAAGCTCACGAATCTGCAGCTGTCCTCGAACGAGACCAAGCAGGCCGAAAATTTCCGCAAGCTCTTCATGGCGATGTCAAAGGATCTGCGGGTGATCCTCGTGAAGCTCGCCGACCGGCTGCACAACATGCGCACCATCAAGGCGATGCGCGCGGACAAGCAGTTGCAGAAAGCGCGCGAAACCATGGATATCTACGCCCCGCTCGCGGGTCGGATGGGTATGCAATGGATGCGCGAAGAGCTCGAGGATCTGGCCTTCCGCGTCATCAATCCCGAGGCGCGCAATTCGATCATCCGCCGCTTCATCATGCTGCAGCGCGAAACCGGCGACGTAATCCCGCGCATCACCGCCGACATGCGCCACGAGCTGAAGGCCGTGGGCATCGAGGCCGAAGTCTTCGGGCGCGCCAAGAAACCCTACTCGATCTGGCGCAAGATGCAGGAGAAGGATCTGTCCTTCTCGCGCCTGTCGGACATCTACGGCTTCCGGATCATCACCCGCTCCGAGATGGATTGTTATCGCGCAATGGGGGCGATCCACCATCGCTGGCGCGCGGTTCCGGGCCGTTTCAAGGATTACGTGAGCCAACCCAAGACCAACGGCTACCGCTCGATTCACACCACCGTGTCGGGCCGCGACGGCAAGCGCGTGGAGGTGCAGATCCGCACCCGCCAGATGCATGAAGTGGCCGAGACGGGCGTGGCCGCGCATTGGTCCTATCGCGACGGCGTGCGCGCGCAGAACCCGTTCGCGGTCGATCCCGCGAAGTGGATCGCGTCCCTGACCGAGCAATTCACCGCCGAGGAGGATCACGACGAATTCCTCGAAGCGGTGAAGCTCGAGATGTATTCCGACCAGGTCTTCTGCTTCACGCCCAAGGGCGAGGTGGTGAAACTGCCCAAGGGCGCGACGCCTCTGGATTTCGGCTATGCGATCCACACCCGAATCGGTTCGGCCTGCGTGGGTGCCAAGGTGGACGGGCTGCGCGTGCCGCTCTGGACCCGGCTCAAGAACGGGCAATCGGTGGAGATCATCACCGCTGAAGGCCAGGCACCGCAGGCAACCTGGCTCGACATCGCCAAGACCGGCAAGGCAAAGTCGGCCATTCGGCGCGCCCTGCGCGAGGCGCGAAAGGAACGTTTCGTCAAATTGGGCCGCGAGATCGCGCGCTCGGCCTTCGAGCATGTGGGCAAGAAAGCCTCCGACAAGGTGCTGGAGAAGGCGGCGAAAACGCTGCGCGTGGCCGATGCGGAGACATTGCTTGCGCGGCTCGGCTCGGCGGACATGTCGGCGCGTGACGTGGTCTCCGCGGTCTATCCTGACCTCACGCCGCGGCCCAGCGCGGAGGTGGATACCGCCCGCGCCGTGATCGGCCTCGAACATGATCAGGCCTTCGAGCGCGCGGGCTGCTGCCAGCCCCTGCCCGGAGAGCGAATCGTCGGCATCGCCCGGCGCGGGCATGGGGTCGTCGTTCATGCCATTGACTGCCCCCGTCTTGCCGATGTTGAGGATGAGCCCGACCGCTGGCTCGATCTGCACTGGGCCGAGGGGCATCACCCGGCTGTCTATGCGGTGTCGCTCGATCTGACGATCGGCAACGATGCCGGCGTGCTGGGGCGCGTTTGCACATTGATCGGGGAGCGGAACGCCAATATCTCTGATCTGCAGTTCAAGGACCGCAAGCCGGATTTCTATCGGCTGCGGGTCGATGTGGATCTGAGCGACGCGGAGCAGTTGCATTCTGTGATCTCGGCGCTTGAAGCGGAAAGCGATGTGGCCCAGGTCACAAGGTGGCGGTACGGCGACAGCGATGGACCATCGGCGTCGCAGGCCGCGGCCGAATAG
- a CDS encoding DUF2062 domain-containing protein, with the protein MVFRRRDQQPLWKRLLRTLWPKGGWGRAAQYIRHRLQRLPDPPDRIARGIFAGVFMTFTPLYGLHFFLAALLAWILRGNIVAALLGTFFGNPLTYVPIAVISLQTGNWLLGVESDPEDHRWVGQKFTAAGRDLWDNMVAIFTPAEADWQNLSEFYAEVFYPYLVGGIIPGIITGLVCYYISLPLIRAYQNRRKGRLAAKLALLKAKKKSKGANSQASAD; encoded by the coding sequence GTGGTGTTCAGGCGTCGCGATCAACAACCGCTGTGGAAACGGCTGCTGCGCACGCTCTGGCCCAAAGGCGGCTGGGGCCGTGCGGCGCAATATATCCGCCACAGGCTGCAGCGCCTGCCGGACCCGCCGGACCGGATCGCGCGCGGCATCTTCGCGGGCGTCTTCATGACCTTCACGCCGCTCTACGGACTGCATTTCTTCCTGGCCGCCCTTCTGGCCTGGATCCTGCGCGGCAATATCGTGGCCGCGTTGCTGGGCACCTTTTTCGGCAACCCGCTGACCTACGTGCCCATCGCCGTCATCTCCCTGCAGACCGGCAACTGGCTTCTGGGCGTCGAAAGCGATCCCGAGGATCACCGCTGGGTCGGGCAGAAATTCACCGCGGCGGGGCGTGATCTGTGGGACAACATGGTCGCCATATTCACCCCGGCAGAGGCGGATTGGCAGAACCTGTCCGAGTTCTACGCGGAGGTCTTCTATCCCTATCTCGTCGGCGGGATCATCCCGGGCATCATCACCGGGCTCGTGTGCTATTACATCTCGCTGCCGCTGATCCGGGCCTATCAGAACCGCCGCAAGGGCCGGTTGGCGGCGAAACTCGCCCTGCTCAAGGCCAAGAAGAAATCCAAGGGCGCGAACAGCCAGGCATCGGCGGATTGA
- a CDS encoding pyridoxine 5'-phosphate synthase → MADFKGRLRLGVNIDHVATVRNARGSAYPDPLRAAKMAEAAGADGITAHLREDRRHIRDADIDALMASLSVPLNFEMAATAEMHAIALRHKPHAVCIVPEKREERTTEGGLEVAGDAQRLTDYIAPLREAGCRVSLFVAPDAAQIEASKAVGAEVIELHTGAYCDLHYEGDFAARDAELERLREMSAFADGLGLEVHAGHGLTYDTVAPIAVFPEVMELNIGHFLISESIFRGLDGAMAEMRRLMDEART, encoded by the coding sequence ATGGCAGACTTCAAGGGACGGCTCAGGCTGGGCGTGAACATCGATCACGTCGCCACCGTCCGTAACGCGCGCGGCAGCGCCTATCCCGACCCGCTGCGCGCGGCGAAGATGGCCGAAGCGGCAGGTGCCGACGGCATCACCGCACATCTGCGCGAAGACCGCCGCCACATCCGTGACGCCGATATCGACGCGCTGATGGCGAGCCTGTCGGTCCCGCTCAATTTCGAGATGGCCGCGACGGCGGAAATGCACGCGATCGCGCTGCGTCACAAACCGCATGCGGTCTGCATCGTGCCGGAAAAGCGCGAGGAGCGGACCACCGAAGGCGGGTTGGAAGTGGCAGGCGATGCCCAGCGGCTGACCGACTACATCGCACCCCTGCGTGAGGCGGGCTGCCGCGTGTCGCTCTTCGTGGCGCCCGATGCGGCGCAGATCGAAGCCTCCAAGGCCGTGGGCGCCGAGGTGATCGAACTGCATACAGGCGCCTATTGCGATCTCCATTACGAGGGGGATTTCGCCGCCCGCGACGCCGAGCTTGAGCGCCTGCGCGAGATGTCGGCCTTTGCGGACGGCCTCGGCCTCGAAGTGCATGCGGGCCACGGGCTGACCTATGACACCGTCGCTCCGATCGCGGTCTTTCCCGAGGTGATGGAGCTGAATATCGGGCATTTCCTGATCTCGGAATCGATCTTCCGCGGGCTCGACGGCGCCATGGCCGAAATGCGCCGCCTGATGGACGAGGCCCGGACATGA
- a CDS encoding nucleoside deaminase, producing the protein MSVTPSRAETDALDRVVAMACERYTGEGPVFTAAIVKDERMIALEHNEVATACDPSRHAEIVAMARASEALGGSDLSGATLIASMQPCEMCLAAMRWAGIDRLIFAMTQEEAPAFFQFPKLGIDDYARASDGAFDWVGGVQMDAVRHIYESAG; encoded by the coding sequence ATGAGCGTCACGCCGAGCCGCGCCGAGACCGATGCGCTGGACCGCGTCGTTGCGATGGCCTGCGAGCGCTACACCGGCGAGGGGCCAGTCTTCACCGCGGCCATCGTCAAGGATGAACGCATGATCGCGCTCGAACACAACGAGGTCGCTACGGCCTGCGATCCGTCGCGGCACGCCGAGATCGTGGCGATGGCTCGCGCCTCCGAGGCGCTGGGCGGCAGCGATCTGTCCGGCGCCACGCTGATCGCGTCCATGCAGCCCTGCGAAATGTGCCTCGCCGCGATGCGCTGGGCCGGGATCGACCGGCTGATCTTCGCGATGACGCAGGAAGAGGCGCCTGCCTTCTTCCAGTTCCCGAAGCTCGGGATCGACGATTACGCCCGCGCCTCGGACGGCGCCTTCGATTGGGTGGGCGGGGTGCAGATGGACGCCGTGCGCCATATCTACGAGAGCGCGGGATGA
- the acpS gene encoding holo-ACP synthase, with protein MILGVGTDLANIERIANTLERFGDRFRNRVFTDVEQQKAERRADTPGTYAKRWAAKEACSKALGTGLRMGIAWKDMAVSNLRTGQPVMEVTGWAKDRLDAMTPPGHEAIIHVTLTDDHPWAQAFVVIEARPLG; from the coding sequence ATGATCCTCGGCGTCGGCACGGATCTGGCGAATATCGAGCGGATCGCGAACACGCTGGAGCGGTTCGGCGACCGCTTCCGCAACCGCGTCTTCACCGATGTCGAACAGCAAAAGGCCGAACGGCGCGCGGACACGCCCGGCACCTATGCCAAGCGCTGGGCCGCGAAGGAGGCCTGCTCCAAGGCCTTGGGCACCGGTCTGCGCATGGGCATCGCCTGGAAGGACATGGCGGTCTCGAACCTGCGCACCGGCCAGCCGGTGATGGAGGTCACGGGCTGGGCCAAGGACCGGCTCGACGCCATGACCCCGCCGGGCCACGAGGCGATCATCCATGTCACCCTGACCGACGATCACCCCTGGGCGCAGGCTTTCGTCGTGATCGAGGCGCGTCCGCTCGGCTGA